The DNA window CGATGGGAAACGCCTCCACCAACGACTCCGCCTTGAAGAGGTCTCCCCGCACCAGGCCGTCGCGCGCATCGAAGAGGAAGAGCTTGCCGTTCTGCTCCTGGAAGCGAATCACGCGAGGCGTGAGATGACTGGGGAGTCCGAAGGTGGCGGGCTCATGCAGGGACTCGCGCAGCCTGGAGAACAAGAACCAGCGGTGCTGGAGCTCATTGCGGCGAATGGCGAGATAGAACGTCTTCTCCGCCGCAGACACCACCCCCTCGAGCTTCCGCGTCACTGTCGAGTGCTGCGCCGAGGAGAGCTGGCGTGGGACCTCGACGAAGGCGTCACCCAGGACGATGTCGGGCCCTGGCGACTCCGCTCCACTGCATCCCATCCCCAGCACCGCCGACAGGACCACCACCCCCAGCCAACCCCGGCGAGCCGGGGAGTCAATTCGCCACCTCACGCTGTGCCTCCATGCCGGAAGAGCGGGCGAAGCACCTCCGCCCTCGAGTCAGGGCCCCCCTTGCCTCGTCCTCCGGAGCCCCGAGCAAGATTGCATCCCGATTGCCACAGTCACTTCATGGTCATCAACGCGGACGCCCTCCACCGTGAGACATCGTTGTCCCGCGCGCGGTGGGTTTTGCTCGCCCTCGCCGCGCTCTGCTATCCGCGCGCGCCCGTGAAACACGAAGGGCCCGCCTCCCGGGTGGGAAGCAGGCCCTCGATACAGCAGCCGTGTGTGCTCTCAGCTCTTGTACTTCACCGAGCAGCCATACGGCGTCGTGGTCGACGCGGGCACCGGCTTGCCGTTGAGCACCGCGTCCACCGCCGTCTGCACGTGGTTGACCTTCTTGTCGTTCTTGCCGCGCGGGTCGTCGTCGATGGCGCCCGCGTAGCGGACCACGCCCTCCGCATCAATCACATACATGTGCGGGGTCGTCTTCGCGCCGTACGCCTTGCCCGTCGCACCGCTGGCGTCCTGGAGCACCGCGTAGGGGAACCCTTCCGTCTTCTTCCAGGCCGCGGACTTGTCCGGCGTGTTGTGCGCCGTCGAGTCCACCGCCAGCCACACCACCTTCTTGGCGTCGAAGCCTTTCAGCGTGTTGGCCATCGTGTCCGCCTCATAGTGGCGCTTCACGAA is part of the Myxococcus landrumus genome and encodes:
- a CDS encoding thioredoxin family protein; its protein translation is MKQVFAALALGSVFVGLPALADAEVGKPAPGFTLKDETGKEHSLSQYKGKVVVLEWTNPECPFVKRHYEADTMANTLKGFDAKKVVWLAVDSTAHNTPDKSAAWKKTEGFPYAVLQDASGATGKAYGAKTTPHMYVIDAEGVVRYAGAIDDDPRGKNDKKVNHVQTAVDAVLNGKPVPASTTTPYGCSVKYKS